A single region of the Streptomyces sp. NBC_01803 genome encodes:
- a CDS encoding iron chaperone translates to MSSTENDTYEGFTAEERAAMKDHAQELRTAARRSSRADKAAEAERDVLAKIAQMQDSDRIMAERVHAVITASAPVLAPKLWYGMPAYARDGKVVCFFQSAGKFKARYATLGFSDQAKLDEGTMWAAGFALTEVTAEVEARIGALVKQAVS, encoded by the coding sequence ATGAGCAGCACCGAAAACGACACGTACGAGGGATTCACGGCCGAGGAGCGGGCCGCGATGAAGGACCACGCCCAAGAGCTGAGGACGGCAGCGCGCCGCAGCTCGCGCGCGGACAAGGCGGCGGAGGCGGAGCGGGACGTGCTCGCGAAGATCGCCCAGATGCAGGACTCGGACCGGATCATGGCCGAGCGCGTCCACGCCGTCATCACAGCCAGCGCCCCGGTCCTCGCGCCGAAGCTCTGGTATGGGATGCCCGCCTACGCGCGGGACGGCAAGGTCGTCTGCTTCTTCCAGAGCGCGGGGAAGTTCAAGGCGCGCTACGCGACGCTCGGGTTCAGCGACCAGGCGAAGCTGGACGAGGGCACGATGTGGGCGGCCGGTTTCGCCCTGACCGAGGTGACGGCCGAGGTGGAGGCCCGGATCGGTGCGCTCGTGAAGCAGGCAGTGAGCTGA
- a CDS encoding MarR family winged helix-turn-helix transcriptional regulator, producing the protein MTPVEEARYLILAAQREGNRQLARALRPLEVTPSQAEVLSLLAGRQPLTLSGLGELLVCESGTNPSRLVDRLVRAGLVLRAEDPQDRRHVELTLTSAGRRTAARIADIEKDVYRSIDAAATGHDIEAVNAFLRALVAGQPSGQAVARRVESVPAPETRRASRSSRSSATSR; encoded by the coding sequence ATGACGCCCGTCGAAGAGGCCCGCTACCTCATCCTCGCGGCGCAGCGTGAGGGCAATCGTCAGCTGGCCCGGGCGCTGCGGCCGTTGGAGGTGACTCCGTCCCAGGCAGAGGTGCTCAGCCTGCTGGCCGGCCGGCAGCCGCTGACCTTGAGCGGGCTGGGGGAGTTGCTGGTGTGCGAGTCGGGTACGAACCCGAGCCGCCTCGTCGACCGCCTGGTGCGCGCCGGCCTGGTCCTGCGCGCCGAGGACCCGCAGGACCGGCGGCATGTCGAGCTCACACTCACCTCCGCCGGCCGGCGCACCGCGGCGAGGATCGCCGATATCGAGAAGGACGTCTACCGGTCGATCGACGCCGCCGCCACCGGACACGACATCGAGGCCGTGAACGCGTTCCTGCGCGCACTCGTCGCGGGTCAGCCTTCCGGCCAGGCCGTGGCCCGCCGAGTCGAGTCGGTCCCCGCGCCGGAGACGCGGCGGGCGAGCCGCTCGAGCCGCAGCTCGGCCACTTCCCGGTAG
- a CDS encoding SRPBCC family protein: MTRTDDFLMGHTRHASRVIDVPVHRVLDTLLDPLALPAWNPAIRRVRGPSAARPGATYTITLRGLPGHLTYDETGPRRVAMRWRMPGFAEDGTWQLQPGRQGVVVSHDFTHRGPLASLLEPAYREVAELRLERLARRVSGAGTDSTRRATAWPEG; the protein is encoded by the coding sequence ATGACGCGCACTGACGATTTCCTCATGGGGCATACCCGGCACGCCAGCCGCGTCATCGACGTCCCGGTCCACCGAGTGCTGGACACCCTGCTCGATCCGCTGGCGCTGCCGGCCTGGAACCCGGCGATTCGCCGCGTGCGCGGCCCGTCCGCGGCCAGGCCGGGGGCCACGTACACGATCACCCTCCGAGGGTTGCCCGGTCACCTCACCTACGACGAGACGGGCCCCCGGCGCGTCGCCATGCGCTGGCGGATGCCCGGCTTCGCGGAGGACGGCACCTGGCAGCTCCAGCCCGGAAGGCAGGGGGTGGTGGTCAGCCACGACTTCACCCATCGCGGCCCGCTCGCCTCCCTCCTGGAGCCCGCCTACCGGGAAGTGGCCGAGCTGCGGCTCGAGCGGCTCGCCCGCCGCGTCTCCGGCGCGGGGACCGACTCGACTCGGCGGGCCACGGCCTGGCCGGAAGGCTGA
- a CDS encoding N-acyl homoserine lactonase family protein — MPSADPISRVAVISTGSVAIRPEHVGPTRKNLYVWLFTSRRWTAPRPINAYVIEHREGVVLFDTGQDRASVTDADYFPSGLNGLIYSRLAKFEIGPAQTLTAGLTGLGYRTDDVRTAVISHLHQDHIGGLPVLGGADVVISRDEWQALSGPMPEARGFLRSHIDLPGLRWNRITHEPLADPALMPFTDGHDLYGDGSLVLLPTPGHTPGSLSLLVRRPGRAPLLLVGDLTYDAELLSAGKLPGVGDKRQMSEAVHKVNALRARLPGLVVLAAHDPGAAPSLAAALAEERNAHDAH, encoded by the coding sequence ATGCCGTCGGCAGACCCCATCTCAAGAGTCGCCGTGATCAGTACCGGATCAGTGGCGATCCGCCCCGAACACGTGGGCCCCACCCGGAAGAACCTCTATGTGTGGCTGTTCACGTCACGCCGGTGGACCGCACCCCGGCCGATCAACGCGTACGTCATCGAGCACCGCGAGGGCGTGGTGCTCTTCGACACCGGCCAGGACCGGGCCTCCGTGACGGACGCGGACTACTTCCCGAGCGGTCTCAACGGGCTGATCTACTCCAGGCTGGCGAAGTTCGAGATCGGCCCGGCCCAGACGCTCACCGCAGGGCTCACCGGCCTGGGCTATCGCACCGACGACGTGCGGACGGCGGTGATCTCCCACCTCCACCAGGACCACATCGGCGGGCTTCCGGTGCTGGGCGGCGCGGACGTCGTCATCAGCCGGGACGAGTGGCAGGCCCTGAGCGGGCCGATGCCCGAGGCGCGCGGGTTCCTGCGGTCGCACATCGACCTGCCCGGACTGCGGTGGAACCGGATCACCCACGAACCGCTGGCGGACCCGGCACTGATGCCCTTCACCGACGGGCACGACCTCTACGGTGACGGCAGTCTCGTCCTGCTGCCCACGCCCGGCCACACACCGGGGTCCCTGTCGCTGCTCGTACGACGCCCCGGCCGGGCACCCCTGCTGCTGGTCGGCGATCTGACCTACGACGCCGAGCTGCTCTCGGCCGGCAAACTTCCCGGTGTTGGGGACAAGAGGCAGATGTCCGAGGCCGTGCACAAGGTGAACGCCCTGCGCGCCAGGCTGCCGGGTCTCGTCGTACTGGCGGCACACGACCCGGGCGCGGCGCCGAGCCTGGCAGCCGCACTCGCGGAGGAGAGGAACGCGCATGACGCGCACTGA
- a CDS encoding universal stress protein: protein MNPTVVAGLDHTPESRAAALWAADEAARRDLPLRLVHVREIAPYTLNSLSGTGELAHGPEHLLKRVADELKAVHPGLTVITDVVPGLPEAALARSAGDAGLLVLGSRALGPVTGYLVGSIALAVVARARRPVVLVRAPGHDGARHDDGDVVLGVDITHPCDDLFAFAFEAAALRGTILRVIHGYDLPSVESFAMVPDPDRYTAVATARGRALGDALRPWQHRYPEVKVTEDIVVGGAARHLTEAATTAALLVVGRRRPRTPLGPRIGSVTHTVLHHGLAPVAVVPHD from the coding sequence ATGAACCCCACCGTCGTCGCCGGCCTCGACCACACCCCCGAAAGCCGCGCCGCCGCCCTATGGGCCGCCGACGAGGCGGCCCGCCGAGACCTGCCGCTGAGGCTGGTCCACGTCCGCGAGATCGCCCCGTACACGCTTAATTCCCTCTCTGGCACCGGGGAACTCGCGCACGGCCCCGAGCACCTGCTGAAGCGGGTGGCCGACGAACTCAAGGCAGTACACCCCGGCCTGACCGTGATCACGGACGTGGTCCCCGGCCTGCCCGAAGCCGCCCTCGCGCGCTCCGCCGGTGACGCCGGCCTCCTGGTCCTCGGCTCCCGCGCCCTGGGCCCGGTGACCGGTTACCTCGTCGGCTCGATCGCCCTGGCCGTCGTCGCCCGCGCCCGGCGTCCCGTCGTCCTGGTCCGCGCCCCCGGCCACGACGGCGCGCGACACGACGACGGCGACGTCGTCCTGGGCGTGGACATCACCCACCCGTGCGACGACCTGTTCGCGTTCGCCTTCGAGGCCGCCGCCCTGCGCGGCACCATCCTGCGTGTCATCCACGGCTACGACCTGCCGTCCGTGGAGAGCTTCGCCATGGTGCCCGACCCGGACCGCTACACCGCCGTCGCCACCGCCAGGGGCCGCGCCCTCGGCGATGCCCTGCGCCCGTGGCAGCACCGGTACCCGGAGGTCAAGGTCACCGAGGACATCGTGGTCGGCGGCGCCGCCCGGCATCTGACCGAGGCCGCCACCACGGCCGCCCTGCTGGTCGTCGGCCGCCGCAGGCCCCGCACCCCGCTCGGCCCCCGCATCGGCTCCGTCACCCACACCGTGCTCCACCACGGCCTCGCCCCCGTCGCCGTCGTCCCCCACGACTGA
- a CDS encoding universal stress protein produces MTRHHVVVGIDDTATAFRALDRAAEEAARRDAVLHIVYAVPDPDEAKPILSAALARVYDRHPALTALPVPLPGSPAAVLAERSRDALLTVVGTRGLGGVAGHLLGSVARDLAERTNGPLLIVRGDPRELRHAPGHGDVLLCVTSDGDAEAAAVAFAEAERLGTGVRVRTTRPGMVHAALQAALGSALVVVALHRDPRVGSHLDRVAQALLHHSPVPVLLVPVPVAARAD; encoded by the coding sequence ATGACCCGACACCACGTCGTCGTGGGAATCGACGACACCGCCACCGCGTTCCGGGCACTCGACCGGGCGGCGGAGGAAGCGGCGCGGCGCGATGCCGTGCTGCACATCGTGTACGCCGTGCCGGACCCGGACGAGGCGAAGCCGATCCTGTCGGCCGCCCTGGCCCGCGTCTACGACCGGCATCCCGCGCTGACCGCGCTGCCGGTGCCCCTTCCCGGCTCCCCGGCGGCGGTGCTCGCCGAACGGAGCCGTGACGCCCTGCTCACCGTGGTCGGCACCCGCGGACTGGGCGGCGTGGCCGGGCATCTGCTGGGTTCGGTCGCCCGGGACCTGGCTGAGCGGACCAACGGCCCGCTGCTGATCGTGCGCGGTGATCCGCGCGAGTTGCGGCACGCCCCCGGCCACGGTGACGTGCTGCTGTGCGTCACGAGCGACGGCGACGCCGAGGCCGCGGCGGTCGCGTTCGCCGAGGCCGAACGCCTGGGCACGGGCGTGCGCGTGCGGACCACGCGCCCGGGCATGGTCCACGCCGCGCTCCAGGCGGCCCTCGGCTCCGCCCTCGTCGTCGTCGCCCTGCACCGGGACCCACGCGTCGGGTCCCACCTCGACCGCGTGGCCCAGGCCCTGCTGCACCACTCCCCCGTCCCGGTCCTGCTGGTCCCTGTGCCCGTCGCCGCCCGCGCGGACTGA
- a CDS encoding Rv1733c family protein, which translates to MESTIRLWRWRRNPLRRRSDIAEAWLGLATGLVIAVGAPLAGAATTIGTAHVMLAPGADLNETAALVTGSADEAGGAGADADTVGYPAHGREVVTVDWTTPNGTTGTGSAWADADAEPGDRVTVWLDDTGGLREPPVATTTAWAAGVLLGASAAAGFCLMAVATRAGLQNRLDTRRTAAWERAWAEVAPGWSQHA; encoded by the coding sequence ATGGAGAGCACTATCCGGCTGTGGCGCTGGCGGCGCAACCCGCTCAGGCGCCGTTCCGACATCGCCGAGGCATGGCTCGGCCTGGCCACCGGCCTGGTCATCGCGGTCGGCGCCCCCTTGGCCGGCGCGGCGACCACCATCGGTACCGCCCACGTCATGCTGGCGCCCGGTGCGGATCTGAACGAGACGGCCGCCCTGGTCACCGGCTCCGCCGACGAGGCCGGCGGCGCCGGGGCGGACGCGGACACCGTCGGCTACCCGGCCCACGGCCGTGAGGTGGTGACCGTCGACTGGACGACACCCAACGGCACCACCGGGACGGGCTCCGCCTGGGCGGACGCCGACGCCGAACCCGGCGACCGCGTCACAGTGTGGCTCGACGACACCGGCGGACTCCGGGAGCCGCCCGTCGCGACGACCACCGCCTGGGCGGCCGGCGTGCTCCTGGGAGCCTCGGCCGCGGCGGGCTTCTGCCTGATGGCCGTCGCCACGCGGGCCGGATTGCAGAACCGGCTGGACACCCGCCGCACGGCCGCCTGGGAACGCGCCTGGGCCGAAGTGGCCCCGGGCTGGTCCCAGCACGCCTGA
- a CDS encoding response regulator transcription factor — MGDAPQFSPQAPIRVFLLDDHEVVRRGVHDLLDAEPDIEVVGEASTADQALARGPALRPHVAILDVRLTDGDGITVCRELRSRMPELACLMLTSFDDDDALLDAIMAGAAGYVLKQIKGSDLIAAVRTVASGQSMLDPATTARLMSSLRGDDARPAEPEDAALASLSPREREILVLIGEGLTNRQIGRRLFLSEKTVKNHISRLLAKLGVERRVQAAVLVSKVTPPPAK; from the coding sequence ATGGGCGACGCACCCCAGTTCTCCCCGCAGGCGCCGATCAGGGTGTTCCTGCTGGACGATCACGAGGTGGTCCGGCGAGGGGTGCACGACCTGCTCGACGCCGAGCCGGACATCGAGGTCGTCGGTGAGGCGTCGACGGCCGACCAGGCCCTGGCCCGTGGCCCGGCGCTGCGCCCGCATGTGGCGATCCTCGACGTGCGGCTGACCGACGGCGACGGCATCACCGTCTGCCGGGAGCTGCGCTCGCGCATGCCGGAGCTGGCGTGCCTGATGCTGACCTCCTTCGACGACGACGACGCGCTGCTGGACGCCATCATGGCGGGCGCGGCGGGTTACGTGCTGAAGCAGATCAAGGGCTCCGACCTGATCGCCGCGGTGCGTACCGTCGCCTCCGGGCAGTCGATGCTCGACCCGGCGACCACCGCGCGGTTGATGAGCAGTCTGCGCGGTGACGACGCGCGGCCGGCCGAACCGGAGGACGCGGCCCTGGCCTCGCTGTCGCCCCGCGAGCGGGAGATCCTCGTCCTCATCGGCGAGGGCCTGACCAACCGTCAGATCGGCCGGCGTCTCTTCCTGTCCGAGAAGACGGTGAAGAACCACATCTCACGGCTGCTGGCCAAGCTCGGCGTCGAACGCCGCGTCCAGGCAGCCGTGCTGGTCAGCAAGGTCACCCCACCGCCCGCGAAGTGA
- a CDS encoding 2-hydroxyacid dehydrogenase: protein MNTDPTGIIAYGVTADERPLLQAAFDGQHRLRCLDLTLDADTVTTAAGHEIVCSGVNDVLDAGVLRGLAAGGTRMITQRATGYNNIDLEAARTAGIGVARVSYYSPYAVAEFAWALALAANRRVPRAVTRTRDFDFRLTGLMGRDFHGRTAGILGTGKIGTAFARVAAGFGMRLLGYDVAPSAECLALGMEYAGTDRLFAEADLISLHLPLLPETHHLVDAGALARMKDDAILINTSRGGLIDAQALVATLRAGRLDGVGLDVYEEEAGVFFFDHSLDVMTDDVLARLMTFRNVLVSSHQAYFTRDAVGQIVEATARNVADYLTGRTGENTLVPPAGLS, encoded by the coding sequence GTGAACACGGACCCGACGGGCATCATCGCCTACGGCGTGACAGCCGACGAACGACCGCTGCTCCAGGCCGCGTTCGACGGACAGCACCGGCTGCGCTGCCTCGACCTCACTCTCGACGCGGACACCGTGACGACCGCCGCGGGCCACGAGATCGTCTGCAGCGGCGTGAACGACGTCCTGGACGCCGGTGTGCTGCGCGGGCTCGCCGCCGGTGGCACCCGCATGATCACCCAGCGCGCCACCGGCTACAACAACATCGACCTGGAAGCGGCCCGGACGGCGGGCATCGGCGTGGCGAGAGTGTCGTACTACTCCCCCTACGCGGTCGCCGAGTTCGCCTGGGCCCTGGCCCTGGCGGCCAACCGGCGGGTGCCGCGGGCCGTGACCCGCACGCGCGACTTCGACTTCCGCCTCACCGGCCTGATGGGCCGCGATTTCCACGGCCGGACCGCCGGGATCCTGGGCACCGGCAAGATCGGGACCGCGTTCGCCCGCGTCGCCGCCGGCTTCGGCATGCGGCTGCTGGGCTACGACGTCGCGCCCAGCGCGGAGTGTCTGGCGCTCGGCATGGAGTACGCCGGGACCGATCGCCTGTTCGCGGAGGCGGACCTGATCAGTCTGCACCTGCCGCTCCTCCCGGAGACCCACCACCTGGTCGACGCGGGTGCCCTGGCCCGGATGAAGGACGACGCGATCCTGATCAACACCAGCAGGGGCGGCCTCATCGACGCCCAGGCGCTGGTGGCGACGTTGCGGGCGGGCCGGCTGGACGGTGTGGGTCTGGACGTCTACGAGGAGGAGGCCGGTGTCTTCTTCTTCGATCACTCGCTGGACGTGATGACCGACGACGTCCTCGCCCGTCTGATGACCTTCCGCAACGTGCTGGTCAGCTCGCACCAGGCGTACTTCACGCGGGACGCCGTCGGTCAGATCGTCGAGGCGACCGCGCGGAACGTCGCGGACTACCTCACCGGCCGCACCGGGGAGAACACGCTGGTGCCGCCCGCCGGCCTCTCCTGA
- a CDS encoding universal stress protein codes for MFPTVTVGLDGSLESLAAAGWAAGEARRRGLPLRLVHVWEGGAHCALPSVDERTFRYWAERIPREAAEDLRGRFPGVDISYEQLTGAPARVLTEETAEETGLLVLGTRGLGGLTGFLLGSVAQSAIAQAHGPVALVRPGTDEKAAPPPTTDVVLGLDVADSPDALIDYAFDTAALRGARLRVVHAWQVPPVYGFSAATVEPGIAAVFAEDVARELADALRPWRAKYPGVEVLEQPVMGRPGRELAKSAYDSALLIVGRRARRARTGSHIGPVTHAVMHHAIAPVIVVPHE; via the coding sequence ATGTTCCCGACCGTCACTGTGGGTCTGGATGGTTCATTGGAGAGTCTCGCCGCCGCCGGATGGGCGGCAGGCGAGGCGCGGCGCCGCGGGCTGCCGCTGCGGCTGGTACATGTGTGGGAGGGCGGCGCCCACTGCGCGCTGCCTTCGGTGGACGAGCGGACCTTCCGGTACTGGGCGGAGCGGATACCGCGTGAGGCGGCCGAGGATCTGCGCGGACGGTTCCCGGGAGTGGACATCTCCTACGAGCAGCTCACCGGTGCCCCGGCGCGGGTGCTGACCGAGGAGACGGCGGAGGAAACCGGGTTGCTGGTGCTCGGCACCCGGGGGCTGGGCGGCCTCACCGGCTTCCTGCTCGGCTCCGTGGCACAGTCCGCCATCGCCCAGGCCCACGGCCCCGTCGCGCTGGTCAGGCCCGGAACCGACGAGAAGGCCGCCCCGCCGCCCACGACCGACGTCGTGCTCGGGCTGGACGTAGCGGACTCACCCGACGCCCTGATCGACTACGCCTTCGACACCGCCGCCCTGCGCGGCGCCCGGCTGCGGGTGGTCCACGCCTGGCAGGTGCCGCCGGTGTACGGGTTCTCGGCGGCCACCGTGGAGCCCGGCATCGCGGCGGTCTTCGCCGAGGACGTGGCCAGGGAACTGGCGGACGCGCTGCGCCCCTGGCGGGCGAAGTATCCGGGTGTGGAGGTGCTGGAGCAGCCGGTGATGGGGCGGCCGGGCCGGGAACTGGCGAAGTCCGCGTACGACTCGGCGCTGCTGATCGTCGGCCGCCGGGCCCGTCGGGCGCGCACCGGCTCGCACATCGGGCCGGTCACCCACGCGGTGATGCACCACGCGATCGCACCCGTGATCGTCGTCCCCCACGAGTGA
- a CDS encoding STAS domain-containing protein produces MATSDAPTENPVSHRRNGPGAVVELRGEIDLATAPTVWDRFEEAIAAGTDRLTVDLRPVTFIDCSGLRVLCRAHARLAERGGRLRVVADSSFVLRLLGVAGLLTFFDVHPHLPGAPTGPDGPALGPVRP; encoded by the coding sequence ATGGCCACGAGCGACGCACCGACCGAGAACCCTGTGTCGCACCGGCGGAACGGACCGGGTGCCGTGGTGGAACTGCGTGGCGAGATCGACCTCGCCACCGCGCCGACCGTGTGGGACCGGTTCGAGGAGGCGATCGCCGCCGGGACGGACCGGCTGACGGTGGACCTGCGGCCAGTCACGTTCATCGATTGCAGCGGGCTGCGGGTGCTGTGCCGGGCCCACGCCCGGCTGGCCGAACGCGGCGGCCGGCTCCGCGTCGTTGCCGACTCCTCCTTCGTGCTGCGCCTGCTCGGCGTGGCCGGCCTGCTGACCTTCTTCGACGTCCACCCCCACCTGCCCGGCGCCCCGACCGGACCCGACGGTCCCGCACTCGGCCCCGTTCGGCCCTAG
- a CDS encoding CBS domain-containing protein, whose product MKQRMVGTVMTGDVVSVTPEVPFKRVAEQLAEHRVSGMPVVDDDEKVLGVVSEQDLMARQAKSGRRHHWPPTRVARRETALAGAMTAGELMTAPAITVRAVDSVARAARVMADRQVKRLPVLDEEDRLVGIVSRRDVLGVFLRPDAEIRQTVTDEVLIRSLWLPRDAVRVTVEDGVVTLDGVVERESEIPIALSLTGRMEGVVGVVDRLTAARDDSRLGTGIPEPHGVADH is encoded by the coding sequence ATGAAGCAGCGCATGGTCGGCACCGTGATGACCGGTGACGTCGTCTCGGTCACGCCCGAGGTGCCGTTCAAGCGGGTGGCCGAACAGCTCGCGGAGCACCGCGTCAGCGGAATGCCCGTGGTGGACGACGACGAGAAGGTGCTCGGAGTCGTCTCCGAGCAGGACCTCATGGCCCGTCAGGCGAAGAGCGGACGGCGGCACCACTGGCCGCCGACCCGCGTCGCGCGCCGGGAAACGGCCCTGGCCGGCGCCATGACGGCGGGTGAGCTGATGACCGCCCCGGCCATCACCGTCCGGGCCGTGGACTCCGTGGCGCGCGCCGCCCGCGTCATGGCCGACCGCCAGGTCAAACGCCTGCCCGTGCTCGATGAGGAGGACCGCCTGGTCGGCATCGTGAGCCGTCGCGATGTGCTGGGCGTCTTCCTGCGTCCCGACGCCGAGATCCGCCAAACCGTCACCGACGAGGTCCTGATCCGCTCCCTGTGGCTGCCCCGGGACGCCGTCCGCGTCACCGTCGAGGACGGCGTCGTCACCCTGGACGGTGTCGTGGAGCGGGAGAGCGAGATCCCCATCGCGCTCAGCCTCACCGGACGGATGGAGGGCGTCGTCGGTGTCGTGGACCGCCTCACGGCCGCTCGCGACGACAGCCGGCTGGGCACCGGAATCCCCGAACCGCACGGCGTCGCCGACCACTGA
- a CDS encoding Crp/Fnr family transcriptional regulator, which translates to MGPITKHFLAALPGAGTDHLLAYAREVSFPAGTRMFEEGRRADRFWVLRSGTVTLDLHRPGRRAAVVDTVGPGELLGWSWLFPPHTWELGGETLSPVRALEFDALAVRALCDSDPVLGRAVYRQVARTVVRRLRASRARLLNAGGVYGDGG; encoded by the coding sequence ATGGGACCCATCACGAAGCACTTCCTGGCCGCCCTGCCCGGGGCGGGTACCGACCACCTCCTCGCCTACGCCCGCGAGGTGTCCTTCCCCGCCGGGACCCGCATGTTCGAGGAAGGGCGGCGGGCCGACCGGTTCTGGGTCCTCAGATCCGGCACGGTCACCCTCGACCTCCACCGGCCCGGCCGCCGGGCGGCGGTCGTGGACACGGTCGGGCCCGGCGAACTGCTGGGCTGGTCCTGGCTGTTCCCGCCGCACACCTGGGAACTGGGCGGCGAGACACTCAGCCCGGTCCGGGCCCTGGAGTTCGACGCGCTCGCCGTGCGGGCCCTGTGCGATTCCGATCCGGTCCTGGGTCGCGCGGTCTACCGGCAAGTCGCCCGGACCGTCGTCCGCCGGCTGCGCGCCTCCCGCGCCCGGCTCCTGAACGCGGGTGGCGTGTACGGCGACGGCGGCTGA
- a CDS encoding sensor histidine kinase has protein sequence MGKGGTSGTGGGPLPRLRLDELLEELQVRIDEVRGTRDRVHGLLEAVLSVGRELDLSQVLRGIVEAAVVLVDAEYGALGVIDKEHEQRLSQFVPVGIAADRIEAIGPLPSGHGLLGELIRHPQPLRLRELSEHRASYGFPANHPPMHSFLGVPIRVRDEVFGNLYLTEKRGGREFDAEDETLLSTLAVAAGVAIENARLYEEARDRQRWLEANAEVVGILLSGADEARVLELIVGHARRILAADLGVLCLTEEGTDLLRVALAAGSRAAAHSDLVLPREDSFAGSAVTAGEPVLTAGIGTDARFVGGPEDWSGLGPAVAVPMGTSGGLRGALVLAREQGQAHFTVRETAPLLAFAGQAALALELAERRRAAEQVALLEDRDRIARDLHDLAIQRLFATGMTLQSSMRFVEHPQAAERLSRAVDDLDETIKIIRSTIFGLRVHEGGPAAQGLRVRVAKTVEEAVPTLGFTPSLRMEGLVDTDVPAEVADHAVAVLGEALSNVARHARAGAASVSVVVGDGAFALAVVDDGTGLPESGRRSGLRNLAERAEGLGGSLTAGPGPSGGTRLEWRVPLTGG, from the coding sequence GTGGGGAAGGGCGGCACGTCGGGGACCGGTGGCGGGCCGCTGCCGCGGCTGCGGCTGGACGAGCTGCTGGAGGAGCTCCAAGTCCGTATCGACGAGGTGCGCGGCACCCGGGACCGAGTGCACGGACTGCTGGAGGCCGTCCTGTCCGTGGGCCGGGAGCTGGACTTGTCCCAGGTGCTGCGCGGGATCGTGGAGGCCGCCGTCGTGCTGGTGGACGCGGAGTACGGCGCGCTGGGGGTCATCGACAAGGAGCACGAGCAGCGGCTGTCGCAGTTCGTGCCGGTGGGCATCGCGGCGGACCGGATCGAGGCGATCGGGCCGTTGCCGTCGGGGCACGGTCTTCTGGGCGAGCTGATCCGGCATCCGCAGCCGCTGCGCCTGCGGGAGTTGTCGGAGCATCGGGCGTCCTACGGTTTCCCGGCGAATCACCCGCCGATGCACTCCTTCCTGGGGGTGCCGATCCGGGTCCGGGACGAGGTGTTCGGCAACCTCTATCTGACGGAGAAGCGCGGTGGGCGGGAGTTCGACGCGGAGGACGAGACGCTGCTGTCGACACTCGCGGTCGCGGCGGGGGTCGCGATCGAGAACGCACGGTTGTACGAGGAGGCGCGGGACCGGCAGCGGTGGCTGGAGGCGAACGCCGAGGTCGTCGGGATTCTGCTGTCCGGAGCCGATGAGGCACGGGTCCTGGAGCTGATCGTCGGACACGCCCGCCGCATCCTGGCCGCGGACCTCGGTGTCCTGTGCCTGACCGAGGAGGGCACGGACCTGCTGCGCGTCGCCCTGGCCGCGGGATCGCGCGCCGCCGCTCACTCGGATCTGGTGCTGCCGCGCGAGGACTCGTTCGCCGGTTCCGCCGTCACCGCCGGGGAGCCCGTGCTCACCGCGGGCATCGGTACCGACGCCCGCTTCGTGGGCGGGCCGGAGGACTGGTCCGGGCTGGGCCCGGCCGTGGCGGTGCCCATGGGGACCAGCGGCGGACTGCGTGGGGCGCTGGTGCTGGCCCGCGAGCAGGGGCAGGCACATTTCACGGTGCGGGAGACGGCGCCGCTGCTGGCGTTCGCGGGCCAGGCGGCGCTGGCGCTGGAGCTGGCCGAACGCAGGCGGGCCGCCGAGCAGGTGGCGCTGCTGGAAGACCGGGACCGGATCGCGCGCGATCTGCACGACCTGGCGATCCAGCGGCTGTTCGCGACCGGCATGACGTTGCAGAGCTCGATGCGGTTCGTGGAGCATCCGCAGGCGGCGGAGCGGCTGTCACGGGCGGTGGACGATCTGGATGAGACCATCAAGATCATCCGGTCCACGATTTTCGGGTTGCGGGTCCACGAGGGCGGCCCGGCCGCACAGGGGTTGCGGGTGCGGGTGGCGAAAACGGTGGAGGAGGCCGTGCCCACGCTGGGGTTCACGCCGTCGCTGCGGATGGAGGGGCTGGTCGACACCGATGTCCCGGCCGAGGTCGCCGACCATGCCGTCGCCGTGCTGGGGGAGGCGCTGTCCAACGTCGCCCGGCACGCGCGGGCCGGTGCCGCGAGCGTGTCGGTGGTGGTGGGGGACGGCGCGTTCGCCCTGGCCGTGGTGGACGACGGCACGGGTCTCCCGGAGAGCGGGCGGCGCAGCGGGTTGCGGAACCTCGCGGAGCGGGCGGAGGGGCTCGGCGGCTCCCTGACGGCCGGTCCCGGACCCTCCGGCGGCACCCGTCTGGAGTGGCGGGTACCGCTGACCGGGGGCTGA